CGGCATCGCCAAACGCGAACTTCGGGGGGTTACCACCCGCGCCGTCAAGGCACCCGCAGACCTGGACGCACTGGCCGAACTCTAAAGCCGCATCCAGTACAACCACATAACGCTCTATAAGAACGCTCTGTTCGACCAACACAACACATCACGAAGGGAAGACGCTGTGGCCGTCAGCCAGGAAGAAATCATTGCCGGTATCGCGGAGATCATCGAAGAGGTCACCGGTATCGAGCCGTCCGAGGTCACCCCGGAGAAGTCGTTCGTCGACGACCTGGACATCGACTCGCTGTCGATGGTGGAGATCGCGGTGCAGACCGAGGACAAGTACGGCGTCAAGATCCCGGACGAGGACCTCGCCGGTCTGCGCACCGTCGGTGACGTCGTCTCCTACATCCAGAAGCTCGAGGAAGAGAACCCCGAGGCCGCCGAGGCCCTGCGCGCCAAGCTGGAGACGGAGAACCCCGAGGCCGTCGCCAACGTCAAGGCGAGGATGGAAGCGGACAAGTGAGCAAGCCTTCCACTGCTAATGGCGGTTACCCCAGCGTTGTGGTAACCGCTGTCACGGCGACGACGTCGATCGCGCCGGACATCGAGAGCACGTGGAAGGGATTGTTGGCCGGCGAAAGCGGCATCCACGTACTCGAAGACGAGTTCGTAACCAAGTGGGACCTGCCCGTCAAGATCGGCGGTCACCTCAAGGAGCCCATCGACGAGCACATGAGCCGGCTCGACCTGCGGCGCATGTCCTACGTCCAACGGTTGGCCAAGCTGCTCAGCACTCAGCTGTGGGAGACCGCCGGGAACCCGGAGCTCGACCCCGACCGGTTCTCGGTCGTGGTCGGCACCGGGCTCGGCGGCGCCGAAAGGATCGTGGAGAGCTACGACCTGATGAACGAGGGCGGCCCCCGCAAGGTGTCGCCGCTCGCCGTTCAGATGATCATGCCCAACGGCGCCGCGGCGGTGGTGGGCCTGCAGCTCGGGGCGCGTGCCGGGGTGATCACCCCGGTGTCGGCCTGCTCGTCGGGCTCCGAAGCGATCGCCCACGCCTGGCGCCAGATCGTCATGGGTGACGCCGACGTCGCCGTCTGCGGTGGCGTCGAGGGTCCCATCGAGGCGCTGCCCATCGCGGCGTTCTCCATGATGCGGGCCATGTCCACTCGCAACGACGAGCCCGAACGCGCGTCCAGGCCGTTCGACAAGGACCGCGACGGCTTCGTGTTCGGCGAGGCCGGGGCCATGATGCTCATCGAGACCGAGGAGCACGCCAAGGCCCGCGGCGCCAAGCCGCTGGCCCGGTTGATGGGCGCCGGCATCACTTCCGACGCGTTCCACATGGTGGCGCCGGCGCCGGACGGCGTGCGCGCCGGCCGGGCAATGCAACGGTCGCTCGAGTTGGCGGGCTTGTCCGCCAAGGACATCGACCACGTCAACGCCCACGGCACGGCGACACCGATCGGCGACACGGCCGAGGCCAACGCCATCCGGGTCGCCGGCTGCGAACAGGCGGCGGTGTACGCGCCGAAGTCGGCGCTGGGCCACTCCATCGGCGCGGTAGGCGCGCTGGAATCTGTCCTCACGGTATTGAGCCTTCGGGACGGCGTGATACCGCCAACACTGAACTACGAGACCCCAGATCCCGAGATCGACCTTGATGTTGTCGCGGGCGAACCTCGCTACGGCGATTTCCGTTACGCAATCAACAACTCGTTCGGATTCGGTGGCCACAACGTGGCGCTCGCCTTCGGGCGGTACTGAACCTGGATGGTGGCGACCCGCTTCGCCCGGCCTCGCCGGGCTCGCGATCACCACTAAGCACGGAAGGAACGTTCGCAAGACCCATGACAGAGCTGGTTACCGGGAAAACGCTCCCGAATGTGGTCGTCACCGGCGTCGCCATGACGACCGCACTGGCGACTGATGCCGAGACCACCTGGAAGTTGTTGCTGGACAGCCAAAGTGGTATCCGCAAGCTCGACGACCCGTTCGTCGAGGAGTTCGACCTGCCGGTGAAGATCGGCGGGCATCTGCAAGAGGAATTCGACAGCCAGATGACCCGCGTCGAGCTGCGCCGCACGGGTTATCTGCAGCGGATGTCCACCATCTTGAGCCGGCGGGTCTGGGAGAACGCCGGCTCACCCGAGGTCGACTCCGACCGCTTGATGGTCTCCATCGGCACCGGCTTGGGTTCGTCGGAGGAGATGGTCTTCAGCTACGACGACATGCGTGCCCGTGGCATGAAGGCGGTCTCCCCGCTCGGGGTGCAGAAGTACATGCCCAACGGGGCGGCCGCGGCGGTGGGTCTGGAACGGCACGCCAAGGCCGGTGTGATCACGCCCGTGTCGGCGTGCGCGTCCGGTTCCGAGGGCGTCGCGCAGGCGTGGCGCAACATCGTCTTCGGCGAGGCCGACATCGCGATCTGCGGTGGTGTCGAGACCAAGATCGAAGCGGTGCCGATCGCGGCGTTCGCCCAGATGCGCATCGTGATGTCGACGAAGAACGACGACCCGGCGGGCGCGTGCCGCCCGTTCGACCGGGACCGCACCGGCTTCGTGTTCGGCGAGGCGGGGGCGCTCATGGTGATCGAGACCGAGGAGCACGCCAAGGCTCGCGGGGCCAACATCCTGGCCCGCATCATGGGGGCCAGCATCACCTCGGACGGTTTCCACATGGTGGCGCCGGACCCCAACGGGCTGCGGGCCGGGCACGCGATGAGCCGGGCAATCCAGCTCGCCGGCCTGACGCCGGGCGACATCCACCACGTCAACGCGCACGCCACCGGTACGTCGGTGGGTGACGTCGCCGAGAGCAAGGCGATCAACAACGCGTTGGGCCCCCACGGCGGCAACGCGGCCGTCTACGCGCCGAAGGCGGCCCTGGGCCACTCGGTGGGCGCGGTGGGTGCCGTCGAGTCCATCCTGACCGTGCTCGCCCTGCGGGATCAGGTCGTTCCGCCGACGCTGAACCTGGAAAACCTCGACCCGGAAGTCGATCTGGACGTGGTGGCGGGCAAGCCGCGGCCGGGCAACTACGAGTACGCCATCAACAACTCGTTCGGATTCGGCGGCCACAACGTCGCGATCGCCTTCGGGCGGTACTGACCACCGCTTTCGCACCAGGAAGCACCCCCGGAACAGGAGACCTGCGATGACAATCATGGCCCCCGCGTCGGTCGGCGAGTCGCTCGACCCCAGGGACCCGTTGCTGCGTCTGAGCAACTTCTTCGACGAGGGCAGCGTGGAGCTGCTGCACGAGCGTGACCGCTCGGGTGTGCTTTCGGCGGCGGGCACCGTGAACGGTGTGCGCACCATCGCCTTCTGCACCGACGGAACCGTGATGGGCGGCGCCATGGGTATCGAGGGTTGTGCGCACATCGTCAACGCCTACGACACCGCCATCGAGGAGCAGAGCCCGATCGTGGGGATCTGGCACTCCGGCGGGGCGCGCCTGGCCGAGGGTGTGAAGGCGTTGCACGCGGTCGGCACGGTGTTCGAGGCGATGATCCGCGCGTCCGGATACGTCCCGCAGATCTCGGTGGTCGTCGGCTTCGCCGCCGGCGGCGCCGCCTACGGCCCCGCGCTGACCGACGTCATCGTGATGGCGCCGGAAAGTCGGGTGTTCGTCACCGGGCCCGACGTGGTGCGCAGCGTCACCGGCGAGGACGTCGACATGGCGTCCCTCGGCGGCCCGGAGACCCACCACAAGAAGTCCGGGGTGTGCCACATCGTCGCCGACGACGAGCTCGACGCCTACGCGCGTGGCCGCCGCCTCGTCGGATTGTTCTGCCAGCAAGGGCATTTCGACCGCAGCAAGGCCGAGGCCGGTGACACCGACATCCACGCGCTGCTGCCTGAATCGGCTCGGCGGGCTTATGACGTGCGTCCGATCGTGACCGCGATCCTGGACGACGAGACCCCGTTCGACGAGTTCCAGGCCAATTGGGCGCCGTCGATGGTGATCGGGCTGGGCCGGCTGTCCGGCCGCACCGTGGGCGTGCTGGCCAACAACCCGCTGCGGCTGGGCGGCTGCCTGAACTCCGAAAGCGCCGAGAAGGCAGCACGTTTCGTGCGTCTCTGCGACGCGTTCGGCATCCCGCT
This genomic interval from Mycobacterium sp. SMC-2 contains the following:
- the kasB gene encoding 3-oxoacyl-ACP synthase KasB gives rise to the protein MTELVTGKTLPNVVVTGVAMTTALATDAETTWKLLLDSQSGIRKLDDPFVEEFDLPVKIGGHLQEEFDSQMTRVELRRTGYLQRMSTILSRRVWENAGSPEVDSDRLMVSIGTGLGSSEEMVFSYDDMRARGMKAVSPLGVQKYMPNGAAAAVGLERHAKAGVITPVSACASGSEGVAQAWRNIVFGEADIAICGGVETKIEAVPIAAFAQMRIVMSTKNDDPAGACRPFDRDRTGFVFGEAGALMVIETEEHAKARGANILARIMGASITSDGFHMVAPDPNGLRAGHAMSRAIQLAGLTPGDIHHVNAHATGTSVGDVAESKAINNALGPHGGNAAVYAPKAALGHSVGAVGAVESILTVLALRDQVVPPTLNLENLDPEVDLDVVAGKPRPGNYEYAINNSFGFGGHNVAIAFGRY
- the acpM gene encoding meromycolate extension acyl carrier protein AcpM, yielding MAVSQEEIIAGIAEIIEEVTGIEPSEVTPEKSFVDDLDIDSLSMVEIAVQTEDKYGVKIPDEDLAGLRTVGDVVSYIQKLEEENPEAAEALRAKLETENPEAVANVKARMEADK
- a CDS encoding acyl-CoA carboxylase subunit beta, encoding MTIMAPASVGESLDPRDPLLRLSNFFDEGSVELLHERDRSGVLSAAGTVNGVRTIAFCTDGTVMGGAMGIEGCAHIVNAYDTAIEEQSPIVGIWHSGGARLAEGVKALHAVGTVFEAMIRASGYVPQISVVVGFAAGGAAYGPALTDVIVMAPESRVFVTGPDVVRSVTGEDVDMASLGGPETHHKKSGVCHIVADDELDAYARGRRLVGLFCQQGHFDRSKAEAGDTDIHALLPESARRAYDVRPIVTAILDDETPFDEFQANWAPSMVIGLGRLSGRTVGVLANNPLRLGGCLNSESAEKAARFVRLCDAFGIPLIVVVDVPGYLPGVDQEWGGVVRRGAKLLHAFGECTVPRVTLVTRKTYGGAYIAMNSRSLNATKVYAWPDAEVAVMGAKAAVGILHKKKLAAAADHEREALHDELAAEHEKIAGGVDSAIEIGVVDEKIDPSHTRSKLTEALAQAPARRGRHKNIPL
- the kasA gene encoding 3-oxoacyl-ACP synthase KasA — translated: MSKPSTANGGYPSVVVTAVTATTSIAPDIESTWKGLLAGESGIHVLEDEFVTKWDLPVKIGGHLKEPIDEHMSRLDLRRMSYVQRLAKLLSTQLWETAGNPELDPDRFSVVVGTGLGGAERIVESYDLMNEGGPRKVSPLAVQMIMPNGAAAVVGLQLGARAGVITPVSACSSGSEAIAHAWRQIVMGDADVAVCGGVEGPIEALPIAAFSMMRAMSTRNDEPERASRPFDKDRDGFVFGEAGAMMLIETEEHAKARGAKPLARLMGAGITSDAFHMVAPAPDGVRAGRAMQRSLELAGLSAKDIDHVNAHGTATPIGDTAEANAIRVAGCEQAAVYAPKSALGHSIGAVGALESVLTVLSLRDGVIPPTLNYETPDPEIDLDVVAGEPRYGDFRYAINNSFGFGGHNVALAFGRY